From a single Brassica oleracea var. oleracea cultivar TO1000 chromosome C5, BOL, whole genome shotgun sequence genomic region:
- the LOC106296038 gene encoding BUD13 homolog — MAAPRTGVKSMKDYLKKYESSEVIEKKKKKKMKKPSKPEPTGVLVVDEDPVWQKQVDPQEEQDNENDSAEERPVVDEDIEVKRMRRLEEIKARRAQNAIAEDGSGWVSLSSDQGGCDDQRSDDISPPRRQRTRNDSPSPEPGPRGSLPETDMSPPRRRKRHYTPSPEPNRQHAKPVSLDSDLTPPRKRRARNDSPSPEPEDTAPKSLGEDLSPPPNRCVHPVSPERSGKRSDSLELDGDLSPPRRKKDSLASDVNKKSNDLSPPRRRRYHSPSPEPGRKPSKSLGSNSDLSPPRRSVSVKGSRDSDLSPQRKTVSRSSNFGSSPPRRPRRESPPPQTSKEQRKTGLISGKDIGSEYRKKKEDEQLRFKNMDSELTGQNAEAVFRDKITGKRITKEEYLQSKQKKVIEKPKEIKLEWGQGLAQKRDAEARLQELELEKDKPFARTRDDPELDQMMKERVRWGDPMAHLVKKKQYEAPLMDLGDNEEMKKSGFVIPQSIPKHSWITRGLEAAPNRYGIKPGRHWDGVDRSTGHEKDRFKKTSEKKATEREAYLWSVSDM, encoded by the exons ATGGCTGCTCCAAGAACAGGGGTGAAATCTATGAAAGATTACTTGAAAAAGTATGAAAGTAGTGAGGTCATAGAAAAGAAAAAGAAGAAGAAGATGAAGAAGCCATCCAAACCTGAACCCACTGGTGTTTTAGTTGTGGATGAAGATCCAGTTTGGCAGAAGCAGGTTGATCCCCAAGAGGAGCAAGATAATGAAAATGATTCAGCTG AGGAAAGACCTGTGGTTGATGAGGACATTGAAGTTAAGAGAATGCGGAGGTTGGAGGAAATCAAGGCAAGGCGTGCTCAAAATGCCATTGCTGAGGATGGGAGTGGGTGGGTGAGTTTATCTTCAGACCAGGGCGGCTGTGACGACCAAAGATCTGATGATATTTCTCCTCCAAGGAGACAGAGGACTCGTAACGACTCTCCATCTCCTGAGCCTGGGCCCAGGGGTTCACTTCCTGAAACAGACATGTCACCACCACGTCGGAGAAAACGTCATTATACACCTTCCCCTGAACCTAACAGACAACATGCCAAGCCTGTTAGTTTGGATTCTGATTTGACACCACCTCGCAAAAGGCGAGCCAGGAATGATTCACCTTCACCAGAACCTGAAGATACAGCCCCCAAAAGTCTGGGTGAAGATCTGTCTCCTCCTCCGAACAGATGTGTTCATCCTGTATCGCCTGAAAGAAGCGGAAAGCGTTCAGATTCTCTTGAGTTGGACGGTGATTTATCTCCCCCTCGCAGGAAAAAGGATTCACTTGCCTCAGATGTTAACAAAAAGAGCAATGATCTTTCTCCTCCACGGAGAAGACGATATCATTCTCCATCACCTGAACCTGGTAGAAAGCCTTCAAAATCTCTTGGCTCGAACTCTGATTTATCTCCACCACGCAGGAGTGTGAGTGTGAAGGGTTCCCGAGACTCGGATCTTTCGCCTCAAAGGAAAACTGTGTCGAGGAGTTCCAATTTTGGTAGCTCTCCACCAAGGAGACCGCGCAGAGAATCACCACCTCCCCAAACAAGCAAGGAGCAACGGAAGACTGGGCTAATTAGTGGCAAAGACATTGGAAGTGAATATCGAAAGAAGAAGGAGGATGAACAGCTGAG GTTTAAAAATATGGATTCCGAGCTAACTGGTCAGAATGCAGAAGCAGTGTTCCGTGACAAGATTACAG GGAAGCGTATAACGAAGGAGGAATATCTTCAATCAAAGCAAAAGAAAGTCATAGAGAAGCCAAAG GAGATCAAATTGGAATGGGGCCAAGGTTTAGCTCAGAAGCGTGATGCTGAAGCTAGACTACAGGAACTTGAGCTTGAGAAGGATAAGCCATTTGCTCGGACCAG GGATGATCCCGAGCTTGATCAAATGATGAAAGAAAGAGTTAGATGGGGAGATCCAATGGCTCATTTGGTGAAG AAAAAGCAGTACGAGGCACCTCTTATGGATCTTGGGGACAACGAGGAGATGAAAAAATCCGGATTTGTAATACCACAAAGTATCCCAAAGCACAGCTGGATAACAAGAGGATTAGAAGCTGCACCTAATCGGTATGGAATCAAACCCGGTAGACATTGGGATGGAGTTGACCGCAGTACTG GCCATGAGAAGGACAGGTTTAAGAAGACAAGTGAGAAAAAAGCAACGGAAAGAGAAGCGTACCTTTGGTCTGTTTCTGATATGTGA
- the LOC106343494 gene encoding histidine biosynthesis bifunctional protein hisIE, chloroplastic isoform X1 produces the protein MAISYNALAQSLPGRSSFFVPKALCIKQRSRSTVVFASNDKNIIALQAKVDTLLDRIKWDEKGLAVAIAQNVDTGAVLMQGFANREALSTTLTSRKATFFSRSRSTLWTKGETSNNFINVLDVYLDCDRDSIIYLGTPDGPTCHTGAETCYYTSVLDQLNNDEASGEKLASTTLYSLESIISKRKEESTVPQEGKPSWTRRLLTDDALLCSKIREEADELCRTLEDKEEVSRTASEMADMLYHAMVLLSKRDVKFEDVLEVLRKRFSQSGIEEKQSRSK, from the exons ATGGCGATATCTTACAATGCATTAGCACAGTCTCTGCCGGGGAGGAGTAGCTTCTTCGTCCCCAAAGCCTTGTGCATCAAGCAGAGAAGCAGATCCACTGTCGTATTCGCTTCTAATGACAAGAACATTATTGCTCTTCAAGCTAAG GTAGATACTTTGTTGGACCGCATAAAATGGGATGAGAAAGGATTAGCTGTGGCTATTGCACAAAACGTTGACACTGGAGCAGTATTAATGCAAGGCTTTGCTAACCGAGAGGCTCTATCCACAACCCTCACTTCTCGTAAAGCTACGTTCTTCAGTCGATCAAGATCTACCTTATGGACTAAGGGAGAGACATCCAATAACTTCATCAATGTCCTCGATGTTTATCTTGACTGCGATCGTGATTCG ATAATTTACCTTGGAACACCTGATGGGCCTACTTGTCACACAGGGGCAGAGACTTGTTACTATACATCAGTTTTGGATCAATTAAACAATGATGAG GCTTCTGGAGAGAAGCTAGCATCAACAACATTGTACTCGCTAGAATCAATCATTTCAAAGAGGAAGGAGGAATCAACAGTTCCTCAAGAAGGCAAACCGTCATGGACCCGTCGGTTATTGACCGATGATGCTCTGCTTTGCTCAAAGATCAG GGAAGAAGCAGACGAGTTATGCAGAACGCTTGAGGATAAGGAGGAAGTATCAAGAACAGCATCAGAGATGGCGGATATGTTGTACCATGCGATGGTGCTTCTGTCTAAAAGGGATGTCAAGTTTGAAGATGTACTTGAAGTTCTTAGGAAACGCTTCTCTCAGTCTGGGATCGAGGAGAAGCAAAGCCGTTCAAAGTGA
- the LOC106343494 gene encoding histidine biosynthesis bifunctional protein hisIE, chloroplastic isoform X2, with the protein MSGKENREKVDTLLDRIKWDEKGLAVAIAQNVDTGAVLMQGFANREALSTTLTSRKATFFSRSRSTLWTKGETSNNFINVLDVYLDCDRDSIIYLGTPDGPTCHTGAETCYYTSVLDQLNNDEASGEKLASTTLYSLESIISKRKEESTVPQEGKPSWTRRLLTDDALLCSKIREEADELCRTLEDKEEVSRTASEMADMLYHAMVLLSKRDVKFEDVLEVLRKRFSQSGIEEKQSRSK; encoded by the exons ATGTCGGGTAAAGAAAACAGAGAGAAG GTAGATACTTTGTTGGACCGCATAAAATGGGATGAGAAAGGATTAGCTGTGGCTATTGCACAAAACGTTGACACTGGAGCAGTATTAATGCAAGGCTTTGCTAACCGAGAGGCTCTATCCACAACCCTCACTTCTCGTAAAGCTACGTTCTTCAGTCGATCAAGATCTACCTTATGGACTAAGGGAGAGACATCCAATAACTTCATCAATGTCCTCGATGTTTATCTTGACTGCGATCGTGATTCG ATAATTTACCTTGGAACACCTGATGGGCCTACTTGTCACACAGGGGCAGAGACTTGTTACTATACATCAGTTTTGGATCAATTAAACAATGATGAG GCTTCTGGAGAGAAGCTAGCATCAACAACATTGTACTCGCTAGAATCAATCATTTCAAAGAGGAAGGAGGAATCAACAGTTCCTCAAGAAGGCAAACCGTCATGGACCCGTCGGTTATTGACCGATGATGCTCTGCTTTGCTCAAAGATCAG GGAAGAAGCAGACGAGTTATGCAGAACGCTTGAGGATAAGGAGGAAGTATCAAGAACAGCATCAGAGATGGCGGATATGTTGTACCATGCGATGGTGCTTCTGTCTAAAAGGGATGTCAAGTTTGAAGATGTACTTGAAGTTCTTAGGAAACGCTTCTCTCAGTCTGGGATCGAGGAGAAGCAAAGCCGTTCAAAGTGA